The Candida orthopsilosis Co 90-125, chromosome 7 draft sequence genome has a window encoding:
- a CDS encoding Rpn11 protein (S. cerevisiae homolog RPN11 has ubiquitin-specific protease activity and has role in protein deubiquitination, peroxisome fission, fission, proteasomal ubiquitin-dependent protein catabolic process): MERLQRLLGQGAGLGGAAPPQTDGPAIDNSETVYISSLALLKMLKHGRAGVPMEVMGLMLGEFVDDFTIQVYDVFAMPQSGTGVSVEAVDDVFQTKMMDMLRQTGRDQSVVGWYHSHPGFGCWLSSVDVNTQQSFEQLNKRAVAVVIDPIQSVKGKVVIDAFRTIDTTTLMMGQEPRQSTSNVGHLNKPSIQALIHGLNRHYYSLNIDYHKTTNDTNMLLNLHKKNWQSGLNLTNYNHNEIENLESTEKMVNIAKLYNQRVSEEKELTEEQLRTRYVGKQDPKKHLSDTAEKLIDDNIKVLLTGGVDSLAIR, encoded by the coding sequence ATGGAAAGATTACAAAGATTATTAGGTCAAGGAGCAGGTCTTGGCGGAGCAGCACCGCCTCAAACTGATGGACCAGCAATTGATAATTCCGAAACTGTTTATATTTCTTCACTCGCATTACTTAAAATGTTGAAGCATGGAAGAGCCGGTGTGCCAATGGAAGTTATGGGGTTGATGTTGGGTGAGTTTGTCGACGATTTTACAATACAGGTCTACGATGTCTTTGCCATGCCACAATCAGGTACTGGTGTTTCCGTTGAAGCTGTAGATGATGTGTTTCAAACTAAAATGATGGACATGCTTAGACAGACGGGAAGGGATCAATCAGTAGTAGGCTGGTACCACTCGCATCCCGGTTTTGGCTGCTGGTTATCATCAGTTGACGTTAACACGCAACAATCGTTTGAACAGTTGAATAAGAGagctgttgctgttgttaTAGATCCGATTCAATCGGTTAAGGGTAAAGTTGTCATTGATGCGTTTAGAACCATTGACACCACTACATTGATGATGGGTCAAGAGCCACGTCAATCAACATCCAATGTTGGTCACTTGAATAAACCATCGATTCAAGCTTTGATACACGGATTGAACCGTCACTATTACTCATTAAACATTGATTACCACAAGACTACAAATGATACAAATATGTTGCTCAATTTGCACAAGAAGAATTGGCAATCAGGATTGAATCTTACAAACTATAATcacaatgaaattgaaaacttggAGAGTACTGAAAAAATGGTGAACATAGCTAAGTTATACAATCAAAGAGTCAGTGAGGAGAAGGAGTTGACTGAGGAGCAATTGAGAACGAGGTATGTTGGTAAGCAGGACCCAAAGAAGCATTTGTCAGATACAGCTGAGAAATTGATCGATGATAACATCAAGGTACTTCTAACTGGTGGAGTCGATTCGTTGGCCATTCGATAG
- a CDS encoding Paa1 protein (S. cerevisiae homolog PAA1 has aralkylamine N-acetyltransferase activity, diamine N-acetyltransferase activity, has role in chromatin organization and localizes to cytoplasm), which translates to MSDFPPNVSIRPLTIEDIDQCIELEKKGFPEEERCTPAKFKYRLTVAPELCSGLFIRDYDYKYNYINLPEVAKSLQEKHDAEEKRDPETTKEGETDDEEFPEKSSVVKETLIGHIIATKVDGSRITEASMELPSKDIKGSGHCESSRYIGIHSVVIAPKWRGKNLAALLLHDYIQKLSNQDMGDQVVLIAHKELIPFYEKIGFNNMGESECKFADTTWYDMAIDLVPADDL; encoded by the coding sequence ATGTCTGATTTTCCACCTAATGTGTCGATAAGACCGTTGACtattgaagatattgatcAATGTATAgagttggaaaagaaaggattcccagaagaagagagaTGCACGCCTGCCAAATTTAAATACAGACTAACCGTGGCACCAGAATTGTGTTCAGGTTTATTCATTAGAGATTACGATTATAAATACAATTACATCAACTTACCAGAAGTTGCTAAATCACTCCAAGAGAAACACGATGCTGAAGAGAAGCGAGACCCAGAAACGAccaaagaaggagaaacaGACGATGAGGAATTTCCTGAAAAGTCCTCCGTAGTTAAGGAAACCTTGATTGGCCATATCATAGCCACCAAGGTAGATGGTTCAAGAATCACTGAGGCTTCTATGGAACTCCCATCTAAGGATATTAAGGGTTCCGGACACTGTGAGTCATCTAGATACATCGGAATACACTCGGTTGTAATTGCCCCTAAATGGAGAGGCAAAAATTTGGCTGCGTTGTTATTGCATGATtacattcaaaaattgtcaaacCAAGACATGGGAGACCAAGTGGTTCTTATCGCTCACAAGGAATTGATTCCATTTTATGAGAAAATTGGCTTCAATAATATGGGTGAAAGTGAATGCAAGTTTGCCGACACTACGTGGTATGATATGGCTATAGATTTAGTGCCTGCTGATGATCTTTGA
- a CDS encoding Hat2 protein (S. cerevisiae homolog HAT2 has binding, histone acetyltransferase activity and has role chromatin assembly or disassembly, histone acetylation, chromatin silencing telomere), whose translation MSDTENNGEQRELSVKEEYQLWRKNCRYMYEFVTETALTWPSLTIQWLPNHTTEDGIINTKLLLGTHTSGNDQNYLKVAETHLSADGEQKANSRIKIVQKYTNNREICRARYMPQDSNIVGSINGSGEVDLYHLDSDDVGSYTHFSPHSDNGYGLSWNPINKGLLLTAADDKLVCISDTNKDNKLLFKKGDSTDIVNDAKWHHFNGNLFASVSEDQYTYIYDTRANSVASKFYSKESSGINSLTFSPFSQNLLAIGNSNSSINLLDLRNLNSKGTSGLLHTLMGHTEGITCMEFSPHNDGILATGGSDRRLILWDLFKIGEEQQQEDAEDGCPELFMIHAGHTAGVTDLSWCPFKEWTIGSVADDNIVHLWEVSKGLLVNEDSTENIPNSLLE comes from the coding sequence ATGTCTGACACGGAAAACAATGGAGAGCAAAGGGAACTATCCGTCAAAGAGGAATACCAATTATGGAGAAAGAATTGCAGGTACATGTATGAGTTTGTAACTGAAACAGCATTGACCTGGCCATCATTAACAATACAATGGCTTCCAAACCATACAACTGAGGATGGAATCATCAACACTAAGCTCCTCCTTGGTACACATACATCCGGGAACGACCAGAACTATTTGAAAGTTGCTGAGACTCACCTTTCTGCTGACGGCGAACAGAAAGCCAACTCAAGAATTAAAATTGTACAGAAGTATACAAATAATCGTGAGATATGCAGAGCCAGATACATGCCTCAAGATTCCAATATAGTAGGCTCCATAAATGGGTCAggagaagttgatttgtACCACTTAGACAGTGACGACGTCGGAAGTTATACACATTTCAGTCCTCACTCAGATAATGGATATGGTCTCTCATGGAACCCTATTAATAAAGGATTATTGTTGACAGCTGCTGATGATAAGCTAGTCTGCATCAGCGATACAAATAAAGACAATAAGTTGCTATTCAAAAAAGGAGATCTGACTGACATTGTCAATGATGCCAAATGGCACCATTTTAATGGCAATTTATTCGCTTCAGTTTCAGAAGACCAATACACTTACATCTACGATACTAGAGCAAACTCCGTTGCATCTAAATTTTACTCAAAAGAATCCTCCGGTATCAATTCGTTGACATTTTCTCCATTTTCACAAAACTTGCTTGCCATAGGGAACTCAAACTCCAGTATAAACTTGTTGGATTTGCGCAATCTAAACAGTAAAGGAACATCTGGTTTGTTGCATACATTGATGGGACACACCGAGGGCATAACGTGTATGGAGTTTTCGCCGCACAATGACGGAATATTAGCCACTGGTGGACTGGACAGGAGATTAATATTATGGgacttgttcaaaattggtgaGGAGCAACAGCAAGAAGATGCAGAAGATGGGTGCCCAGAGTTATTTATGATTCATGCTGGTCATACCGCCGGAGTTACAGATTTGAGTTGGTGTCCGTTTAAAGAGTGGACAATTGGGTCCGTTGCTGATGATAATATTGTCCATTTATGGGAGGTAAGCAAAGGCTTGTTGGTTAACGAAGATTCAACTGAAAACATTCCAAATAGTCTTCTTGAATAG
- a CDS encoding Gdi1 protein (S. cerevisiae homolog GDI1 has Rab GDP-dissociation inhibitor activity, has role in vesicle-mediated transport and localizes to membrane fraction, soluble fraction) → MDENYDVIVLGTGLTECILSGLLSVEGKKVLHIDRQDFYGGESASLNLSQLYGKFKPTAQRPELKGRDRDWCVDLIPKFLMANGELTNILVHTEVTRYIEFKQIAASYVYRNGRIAKVPSNAKEALASPLMGIFEKRRMKKFLEYIQNYDEQNPSTHQGFDLDKNTMNEIYTYFGLESGTKDFIGHAMALWSNDDYLNEVARPTYERILLYAQSVAKYGKSPYIYPLYGLGELPQGFARLSAIYGGTYMLDTPIDEVLYEGEGDDKKFAGVVTKEGTAKAPIVVADPTYFPEYVKKTGQKVIRAICLLDHPIPNVDLDSLQIIIPQNQVGRKNDIYIAVLSDVHNVVPKGHFLAIVSTIIETEAPHIELEPAFKLLGSRLDTLMGIAELYEPKDDGTKNGIYLSKSYDASSHFESTTDDVKDIYFRITGKPLVLKKRETEEDESNVIP, encoded by the coding sequence ATGGACGAAAACTACGACGTTATTGTTTTAGGAACAGGATTGACTGAATGTATTTTATCCGGTCTTTTATCAGTTGAAGGAAAGAAGGTGTTGCATATCGATAGACAGGATTTCTATGGGGGTGAATCGGCTTCTCTTAACTTGTCGCAATTGTACGGCAAATTCAAGCCAACAGCTCAGAGACCTGAATTAAAAGGAAGAGATAGGGATTGGTGTGTTGACTTGATCCCTAAGTTTCTCATGGCAAATGGTGAATTGACAAATATATTGGTTCACACTGAGGTAACACGTTACATCgaatttaaacaaattgcAGCTAGTTATGTTTATAGAAATGGAAGAATTGCCAAGGTTCcatcaaatgcaaaagaagCATTGGCTTCACCATTGATGggaatttttgaaaagagaagGATGAAGAAGTTTTTGGagtatattcaaaattatgACGAACAAAATCCGTCGACTCACCAGGGATTCGATTTGGATAAAAACACCATGAATGAAATTTACACTTACTTTGGATTAGAGAGTGGTACAAAGGATTTTATTGGCCATGCAATGGCACTTTGGTCAAATGATGACTATTTGAATGAGGTTGCTAGACCCACGTATGAGAGAATTTTATTGTATGCACAATCCGTTGCCAAGTATGGAAAATCGCCTTACATATATCCATTGTATGGATTGGGTGAATTGCCCCAGGGATTTGCCAGATTGTCTGCCATTTATGGGGGAACTTATATGCTAGATACACCAATCGATGAAGTCTTGTATGAAGGTGAGGGTGATGACAAGAAATTTGCTGGTGTTGTTACAAAAGAAGGTACAGCTAAAGCTCCGATCGTTGTTGCTGACCCTACATACTTTCCTGAGTACGTAAAGAAAACCGGACAAAAAGTAATTAGGGCTATTTGCTTATTAGACCACCCAATTCCAAACGTGGACTTGGATTCTTTGCAAATCATCATTCCACAGAATCAAGTTGGAAGAAAGAATGATATTTATATTGCCGTGTTGTCTGACGTTCACAATGTTGTTCCAAAAGGACACTTCCTTGCTATTGTTTCCACTATTATAGAGACTGAAGCGCCACACATCGAATTGGAACCTGCATTCAAATTATTGGGTTCAAGATTAGACACATTGATGGGTATTGCTGAATTATACGAACCAAAGGATGATGGAACAAAAAATGGTATTTACTTATCAAAGAGTTACGATGCTAGTTCTCACTTTGAGTCTACGACTGATGATGTCAAAGATATCTACTTTAGAATCACTGGAAAACcattggttttgaaaaagaggGAAACCGAAGAGGACGAGTCAAATGTAATTCCATAA
- a CDS encoding Ddi1 v-SNARE binding protein (DNA damage inducible), translating to MQLTISLDFNGDIISVDVPESLSLDDFKAYLQAETGVSPDEQTLKLNGNPLKANETLTELGIVNNDLLILSKARATQAPPPQPSHSAATSAMTNPSSTQINERVEMVRQQILSDPQALENIRMTQPSLYNAINNVEQFRSLMIEQVREEQRDSSSSQAELLRLQQDPDNPENQTRIMELIQQEAIEENMKLAWDISPESFTSVNMLYLKLKINGVEQIALVDTGAAMTIISPDIAQECGISRLIDKRFQGQAVGVGTQNIGGKIHSVPLEIHGTGVELPCSFYVVDTSVGILFGLDMLKRHRCVVDLTRDVLIIGGQFEAKFLTESEIPRKSLGGNIFSREA from the coding sequence ATGCAATTAACGATATCATTAGATTTTAATGGAGACATCATATCGGTGGATGTTCCAGAATCCTTATCACTAGACGATTTCAAGGCTTATCTTCAAGCCGAAACTGGCGTCAGTCCTGACGAACAAAccttgaaattgaatggaaACCCATTGAAGGCAAATGAAACGTTGACCGAATTGGGAATCGTCAAcaatgatttgttgatcttgTCTAAGGCTAGAGCTACTCAAGCACCACCTCCACAGCCACTGCATCTGGCTGCGACTTCTGCAATGACAAATCCCTCGAGCACACAAATCAATGAGCGGGTGGAAATGGTCAGGCAACAGATCTTGTCAGATCCACAAGCTCTTGAAAATATCAGAATGACCCAGCCTAGTCTTTACAATGCAATCAATAATGTTGAGCAATTTAGAAGCTTGATGATAGAGCAAGTTAGGGAAGAGCAACGAGATTCGTCATCGTCACAGGCAGAGCTTCTCCGCTTGCAACAAGATCCCGATAATCCAGAAAACCAAACGCGTATCATGGAGTtaattcaacaagaagCAATTGAGGAGAATATGAAGTTGGCTTGGGACATCAGTCCTGAAAGTTTCACTAGCGTCAACATGCTTTATCTcaagttgaaaatcaaCGGCgttgaacaaattgcaTTAGTTGATACTGGTGCTGCCATGACAATCATTAGTCCTGATATAGCCCAGGAATGTGGTATATCAAGATTAATTGACAAGAGATTCCAAGGTCAAGctgttggtgttggtaCTCAAAATATTGGAGGAAAAATACATAGCGTACCGCTTGAGATACATGGAACAGGTGTCGAGTTGCCCTGCTCCTTCTACGTTGTTGACACCTCGGTTGGTATCTTGTTTGGTTTGGATATGTTGAAAAGACATCgttgtgttgttgatttgactAGAGATGTGTTAATCATTGGCGGTCAATTCGAGGCAAAGTTTTTGACTGAGTCAGAAATACCAAGAAAGTCGTTGGGGGGTAATATCTTTTCCCGAGAGGCATAG
- a CDS encoding Ssk1 h (response regulator of two-component system), whose amino-acid sequence MSHMYNSGDFAPPYQMKSPSMNSIPRHSMSAPMSGVSTSLNSSQNKYHKNDKKANLSVDTSGGKSLNYPGRKSTPTTWTAADEEYSKPRRIWVKVPQGTPTTILAHRDDIVDDLKLQIIQKYPNSIGRFDDAANLTLKLETFNNTNNDYLSETQSEKNRPIDDVVLLNPDQNVWQLLDMHFPQGMGMRDAIIIERSTTREGNTPTESNHRLSYSDQDGPLVKPSSDRFQMKHPQPRQAELAKQTPTTQSLSSHQLQHSQSSSQALKNFPAPKSSYSSMPGAPYKDRSVSPSITAAKNSPIPRDQSHTNVVHSPLQKSNLQAILLLPKNFSINSNSNGTPSKSKMLQESTGANTDDCTQHDAKVEATSPQEHPAIKYKKIDTEFVSSPSPAPPIESSKGDILPSLTKTISSNKNNKSDKPSDPALEKVFPSISVLVVEDNAINQAILGAFLRKRKINYQIAKNGQEAIDKWKKGGFHLVLMDIQLPVKSGIEATKEIRHLEKLNKIGVFDDTELSRLALNELQPDDKLDTNTFRSPVIIVALTASSNSSVDRKNALTAGCNDYLTKPVNLVWLQNKITEWGCMQALIDFEGWKGKKNWATA is encoded by the coding sequence atgagCCATATGTACAATAGTGGTGACTTTGCTCCTCCATATCAGATGAAATCCCCATCGATGAATCTGATACCAAGACATTCAATGAGCGCTCCAATGAGCGGAGTCAGCACTTCCTTGAATTCGTCGCAGAACAAGTACCACAAGAACGATAAGAAAGCCAACCTACTGGTGGACACAAGTGGGGGCAAGTCTTTAAACTACCCTGGTCGGAAGCTGACTCCAACTACATGGACAGCGGCAGATGAGGAGTATAGTAAACCTCGGAGAATTTGGGTAAAGGTGCCACAGGGAACACCAACGACGATATTGGCACACAGGGAcgacattgttgatgatttgaagttACAAATAATTCAGAAATACCCAAACTCAATTGGAAGGTTCGACGATGCCGCCAATTTAACCCTCAAGTTGGAAACGTTCAATAACACGAATAATGATTATTTGCTGGAGACACAATCGGAGAAAAATAGACCAATTGATGACGTGGTGCTATTAAATCCAGATCAGAACGTGTGGCAGCTTCTAGATATGCACTTTCCACAAGGTATGGGAATGAGGGATGCAATAATAATCGAGAGAAGTACAACAAGGGAGGGAAATACACCCACGGAGTCAAATCATCGACTCTCTTATTCCGATCAAGACGGCCCTCTTGTTAAACCTTCAAGTGATagatttcaaatgaaacatCCTCAACCACGACAAGCGGAACTTGCGAAACAGACTCCAACAACACAAAGTTTGTCATCACACCAACTACAACACTCACAATCTCTGAGTCAAGCGTTGAAGAACTTTCCAGCGCCCAAATCAAGTTACTCTAGTATGCCCGGTGCACCCTATAAAGATAGATCGGTATCGCCTTCCATAACAGCAGCCAAAAACTCACCCATTCCTCGAGATCAATCTCATACAAATGTTGTTCATTCTCCTTTGCAAAAGTCTAATCTACAAGCGATACTTCTTTTGCCAAAAAACTTCTCCATTAATTCTAATTCAAATGGCACCCCATCAAAATCCAAGATGTTACAAGAGAGTACCGGAGCAAACACCGACGACTGTACTCAACACGATGCAAAGGTTGAAGCGACCTCTCCACAGGAGCACCCTGCTATAAAATATAAGAAAATTGATACAGAATTTGTCTCTTCTCCGTCACCAGCACCTCCAATAGAGTCGTCCAAAGGTGATATTTTACCATCCTTGACAAAGACCATCAGCTCCaataaaaacaacaaatctgACAAACCCAGTGATCCGGCTTTAGAGAAAGTGTTTCCATCCATTTctgttcttgttgttgaagataatgCCATCAATCAAGCTATTTTGGGTGCATTCTTGAGGAAACGGAAAATCAACTACCAAATTGCTAAAAATGGGCAAGAAGCTATCGACAAGTGGAAAAAAGGTGGATTTCATCTAGTCTTGATGGATATTCAACTTCCTGTGAAATCGGGTATAGAGGCTACAAAGGAAATACGGCATTTGGAGAAGTTGAATAAAATTggtgtatttgatgatacaGAGTTGAGCAGATTGGCGTTAAATGAGTTGCAACctgatgataaattggaTACAAATACCTTCAGGTCGCCAGTGATTATTGTCGCTTTGACTgcatcatccaattcttcagtCGATAGGAAGAATGCATTAACTGCTGGTTGTAATGACTATTTGACCAAGCCGGTGAATTTGGTCTGGcttcaaaataaaattacAGAATGGGGCTGTATGCAagcattgattgattttgaaggtTGGAAaggaaagaagaattggGCTACTGCATAG
- a CDS encoding Sam35 protein (S. cerevisiae homolog SAM35 has role in mitochondrial outer membrane translocase complex assembly, protein import into mitochondrial outer membrane and localizes to mitochondrial sorting and assembly machinery complex), whose translation MFKIPQPVQRLFDSVPLKVYQDESKGISPEKLYSFSLENPINPLILGVYNTFEHGKYVLPTDPVSLFTLIILAKKNGFGLPDLNSESMSGITRIPFRGSPSNSLPILISDGSVRATENSEQIGKRIASNNINSEKVLIINEFVDTVLFDSWISCLLVEMLKPETFYQLFSISNELELYEIKKQIPEWNNFSVRHTSLFEHYQNGQYLQAFYVAQCDTFEAAIKRLKGYLTSSDQEGSIIKYKVAAFVIIFDHFLKETKMGEILSRFPEMITKSYAVLES comes from the coding sequence ATGTTTAAAATTCCCCAACCAGTTCAAAGATTATTCGATTCGGTGCCACTAAAGGTATACCAAGATGAATCTAAAGGCATCTCGCCTGAGAAGCTATATTCGTTTTCTTTGGAAAATCCAATAAACCCTCTCATACTAGGTGTTTACAACACTTTTGAACATGGCAAGTACGTTTTGCCAACCGACCCAGTGTCGCTTTTCACGTTGATTATACTAGCAAAAAAGAATGGCTTTGGCTTGCCGGACTTGAATAGCGAGAGTATGAGTGGTATTACTCGCATACCGTTTCGAGGATCCCCATCAAACTCActtccaattttgatcAGTGATGGCTCAGTTAGAGCGACTGAAAATTCagaacaaattggaaagaGAATTGCCTCAAACAATATAAACTCGGAGAAGGTTTTAATTATTAACGAATTTGTCGATACAGTGCTTTTTGATTCATGGATTTCATGCTTGTTAGTAGAGATGTTAAAACCGGAAACTTTCTACCAACTTTTTAGCATTAGCAACGAATTGGAATTATATGAGATAAAGAAGCAGATACCAGAGTGGAACAATTTCTCCGTGAGACATACATCACTTTTCGAGCACTACCAGAATGGTCAATATTTGCAAGCATTCTATGTTGCACAGTGTGATACATTCGAGGCCGCAATTAAACGGTTGAAAGGCTACTTGACTAGCTCCGATCAAGAAGGGTCTATAATAAAGTACAAAGTTGCAGCATTTgtcatcatttttgatcatTTTTTAAAAGAGACAAAGATGGGAGAAATATTGAGCAGGTTTCCAGAAATGATTACCAAATCATACGCAGTTTTGGAAAGCTAA
- a CDS encoding Modf protein gives MSNAFKGCLLSIKNAKFKKNSLKNAPFVFANPIPDFQVMWGVQDNDTSKTSAHNWAVTGPSKSTMLKIAAGDYISFPPLSRSYPLINEPATQLQFLNFNDKSGLDRVHMSARYESYSFKGVLEMSDDTNSVFNYITGLNNYNTQHKNFNSQYINHLMSLFNLSHLQKKWINSLSNGQMRRARIAKSLVNKPRLLIIDDPFLGLDPSNTEKVSQALRNAHETLGTSIVLGLRLQDDIPSWIENISFANEEGIALAGRQSDPEISNKLKKIISANVDIGLDEKKLTEKILVRINPDTITEAEPIHIEFNNARVAYKDLIILKDFNWMIPKGSKWRIMGDNGTGKTTILSLITADHPQSWRSILKINDKLRKTGSGVTFFDVNNQIGISSPELHALVPQHNSTMKDIIYNGLVRDIGNSNFAYKAKLEKLDKDTRDRALYILNKFGDILEQHGNMPFIDLSMTNQKLALFLRAVIKNPEILILDEAFSCMEDAQVMRRCHDFIAQDPLFKNMTILSIGHIDWELNKYDYMLKLTGDENRSYEVYKVETK, from the coding sequence ATGTCTAATGCATTTAAAGGTTGCTTATTGTCCATTAAAAATGCCAAGTTCAAGAAgaattcattgaaaaatgcaCCGTTTGTATTTGCAAATCCTATCCCTGATTTTCAAGTAATGTGGGGTGTCCAAGATAACGACACGAGCAAGACCAGTGCTCACAATTGGGCTGTGACAGGACCTTcgaaatcaacaatgttgaaaattgcaGCTGGAGATTACATATCATTTCCACCGCTTTCGAGATCTTATCCACTTATCAATGAACCAGCGACccaacttcaatttttaaattttaaCGATAAATCTGGTTTAGATAGGGTACATATGTCAGCCAGGTATGAATCATATTCCTTCAAGGGTGTATTGGAAATGAGTGACGACACAAACTCCGTATTCAATTATATCACAGGTTTGAACAATTATAACACCCAGCataaaaatttcaacctGCAATATATCAATCACCTTATGTCgcttttcaatttgagtCACCTTCAAAAGAAATGGATCAACTCATTGAGTAATGGTCAAATGAGGCGAGCAAGAATTGCTAAATCCTTGGTAAACAAGCCAAGACTCTTGATTATTGATGACCCCTTTTTGGGTCTTGACCCTTCCAACACAGAGAAAGTGAGCCAAGCATTGAGGAATGCGCATGAGACCCTAGGAACTAGCATTGTTTTAGGTTTACGGTTACAGGATGATATACCGAGCTGgattgaaaacatttctTTCGcaaatgaagaaggaaTTGCATTGGCAGGACGTCAAAGTGATCCAGAAATCTCAAataagttgaaaaaaattatcagTGCCAACGTTGACATTGGATTAGACGAGAAAAAGTTAACCGAAAAGATTTTAGTGAGGATCAACCCCGATACAATAACCGAGGCAGAGCCTATCCacattgaattcaacaatgcGAGGGTTGCTTACAAGGACTTGATTATCTTGAAGGATTTTAACTGGATGATTCCAAAGGGAAGCAAGTGGAGAATCATGGGAGATAATGGAACCGGAAAGACCACCATTCTCTCGTTGATCACCGCTGACCACCCACAGAGTTGGAGAtctatattgaaaataaacgacaaattgagaaagaCAGGAAGTGGTGTTACCTTTTTCGATGtcaacaaccaaattgGTATTTCTTCACCTGAATTACACGCATTGGTCCCACAACACAACAGTACAATGAAGGATATAATATATAACGGATTAGTTCGAGATATtggaaattcaaattttgcttACAAAGcaaagttggaaaaattaGATAAAGATACACGAGATCGAGCTCTTTacattttgaacaagtttGGGGACATACTAGAACAACATGGTAATATGCCATTCATCGATTTGAGCATGACGAATCAGAAATTGGCTTTGTTCCTTAGAGCTGTGATTAAGAACCCTGAAATATTGATCCTTGACGAAGCATTCTCGTGTATGGAGGACGCTCAAGTGATGCGTCGTTGTCACGACTTCATTGCTCAAGATCCTTTATTTAAGAACATGACAATACTATCTATTGGACATATTGATTGggaattgaacaaatacGACTACATGCTCAAGTTAACTGGAGATGAAAATAGATCATATGAAGTGTATAAAGTAGAAACCAAATAG